In Silene latifolia isolate original U9 population chromosome X, ASM4854445v1, whole genome shotgun sequence, the following proteins share a genomic window:
- the LOC141619307 gene encoding uncharacterized protein LOC141619307: MEIWNRISNVLDKELFLGQPATSNIYPATYPTFCNNFSSPSNMTTVTPFVDQFLTADLTLFTVPDQVQEKEYEEIEKKGVEMMVMVKVHNGVCAICLDDIELQETALVKGCEHAYCVKCILQWATYHEHPKCPQCKHPFESLSVHRTLDGSLQDYMFEESICLLLRATWFTPLVVEHRDDPDDEIDDIFYYQYQYQLDYEEEDDDLDDVFFHNSSGLRIGNRRLGDNGYIRAGRQEAIPAHRSNPQDLGAGSSRQRKQKEVDMDPDKSPSYEPKKKEKEVGKELTGRRAKRALKREAADKAAMAKHEKHLVRLGRQQPCPSIVSVTTV; this comes from the exons atggaaatatggaatagaatctCAAATGTTTTAGACAAAGAATTATTCCTTGGGCAACCCGCAACTTCAAATATTTACCCCGCAACTTACCCAACTTTTTGTAACAATTTCTCTTCACCTAGCAATATGACTACAGTAACCCCCTTTGTTGATCAATTTCTTACTGCCGATCTTACCCTTTTTACCGTCCCTGATCAG GTGCAAGAGAAGGAATATGAGGAGATAGAAAAGAAGGGGGTTGAGATGATGGTGATGGTGAAGGTACACAATGGGGTATGTGCCATTTGCTTGGACGATATTGAGCTTCAGGAAACTGCTCTTGTTAAAGGTTGCGAGCATGCTTACTG TGTGAAATGCATCCTTCAATGGGCCACGTACCATGAGCATCCCAAATGCCCCCAGTGCAAGCATCCATTTGAATCTCTTAGTGTTCATCGGACCCTTGATGGCAG TTTGCAGGATTACATGTTTGAAGAGAGTATATGCTTGCTTTTGAGAGCCACATGGTTTACACCCTTAGTGGTGGAGCACCGAGATGACCCTGATGACGAGATAGACGATATTTTCTACTACCAATATCAGTATCAGCTCGATtatgaggaagaagatgatgatctCGATGATGTCTTCTTCCATAACTCATCTGGACTCCGCATTGGCAATCGTAGGTTGGGTGACAACGGTTATATAAGGGCTGGCCGCCAGGAGGCAATACCAGCTCACAGATCGAATCCTCAGGACCTGGGTGCAGGTTCATCTCGTCAGCGCAAACAGAAAGAAGTAGACATGGATCCAGATAAGAGCCCATCTTACGAGCccaagaagaaagaaaaagaggttGGAAAAGAGCTAACAGGCCGTCGTGCAAAGAGGGCACTGAAGAGGGAAGCCGCTGATAAGGCAGCCATGGCTAAACATGAAAAGCACTTAGTTAGGCTAGGCAGGCAGCAGCCTTGTCCGTCAATTGTCTCCGTCACCACTGTTTAG
- the LOC141619306 gene encoding uncharacterized protein LOC141619306, whose product MESLNQTPRFCYHFGNSEGDSEYAGMLDIFAHNARNIHNICIYDNQDVYAKFSLTYNPDDMVSTRVIVGGGKNPEFDEKLMLNVAQIDAAVLKCEVWMQSRARNLMEDQLLGFALVPLSQIIKQGGKIICQDFSLSSTDLFHSPAGTVKLSLTLTSTKYPFVSSLPSPNLSGRNSSIASEVVLLDRNDYSRVEFPDVSANTEDQMIISGYFNSNNNHSFGSFLHLGSVLDVEEDDDDDMNGISLVVNEISPSNQNSGVFSSTMASVSEEQNTVHLSLIERSISEAETEDKQSNADDDKKDGSRNVSENEAGNNTGTGYSNLSRVISGRVNMDIEDEQSAMQQQIVDMYMKSMQQFTESLAKMKLPIDLNPNPDGVDNGNMIQIMERSGNLEAENKKDGSRVFYGSRAFF is encoded by the coding sequence ATGGAATCTTTGAATCAAACACCGCGATTTTGTTACCATTTTGGCAATTCAGAAGGTGACAGTGAATACGCCGGAATGCTAGACATCTTTGCTCATAATGCTAGGAACATACATAATATATGCATCTATGATAACCAAGATGTCTATGCTAAATTCTCGCTTACTTACAACCCTGATGATATGGTATCAACCCGGGTCATTGTTGGAGGCGGGAAAAACCCGGAATTTGATGAGAAGCTGATGTTGAATGTTGCACAAATTGATGCTGCTGTCCTTAAATGTGAGGTTTGGATGCAAAGCCGAGCTAGAAATTTGATGGAAGATCAGCTTCTCGGTTTTGCTTTGGTCCCGCTTTCTCAGATAATTAAGCAAGGAGGGAAAATTATTTGCCAGGATTTCAGTCTTTCTTCGACCGATCTTTTCCATTCTCCTGCAGGAACTGTAAAGTTGAGTCTTACATTAACCTCAACAAAGTATCCTTTTGTTTCTTCCCTTCCGTCTCCGAATTTATCTGGAAGAAATTCATCTATAGCTTCAGAAGTTGTGTTATTAGATCGAAATGATTACTCAAGAGTTGAATTTCCGGACGTAAGTGCAAATACTGAAGATCAAATGATAATTTCCGGGTATTTTAACTCTAATAACAATCATTCTTTTGGTTCGTTTCTTCATCTTGGTTCTGTTTTGGATGTAGaggaagatgacgatgatgatatgAATGGTATTTCATTGGTGGTGAATGAAATTTCTCCGAGTAATCAAAATTCCGGTGTATTCAGCTCGACAATGGCTAGTGTAAGCGAGGAGCAAAACACGGTTCATTTGAGTTTAATAGAGAGGAGCATATCAGAGGCGGAAACAGAGGATAAACAGAGTAATGCAGATGATGATAAGAAAGATGGAAGTAGAAATGTGAGTGAAAATGAAGCCGGGAATAATACCGGCACTGGTTATAGTAATTTGAGTCGGGTTATTTCAGGTCGGGTTAATATGGACATTGAAGACGAGCAGTCTGCAATGCAGCAGCAGATTGTGGACATGTATATGAAGAGTATGCAACAATTTACTGAGTCCTTGGCTAAAATGAAGCTACCCATAGATCTCAACCCGAACCCAGATGGTGTCGATAATGGAAATATGATCCAAATTATGGAAAGGAGTGGCAATTTGGAAGCGGAGAATAAGAAGGATGGTTCGCGGGTATTTTATGGTAGTCGGGCGTTTTTTTGA
- the LOC141619310 gene encoding hydroxyproline O-arabinosyltransferase NOD3-like produces MKERETMLLMVALTIGFCCLTYNITTMLFIRTQNSDTGYPAGPGQDDPVIKMPETKRVSKPNPKFHVVVTATSTPYSKWQCRVMYYWYNKVKDLPGSDMGGFTRVLHSGRADNLMKEIPTVVVNPLPDGVDQGYVVLNRPWAFVQWLSNATIEEEYVLMAEPDHIFVKPLPNLSKGKYPAAYPFFYIKPAENEKIIRKFYPEGSIAKVDPIGNSPVIITKTMLKEIAPTWMNISLYIKYDPEADKKFGWVQEMYAYAIASALHGVEHILYKDFMVQPPFDREVGTSYIIHYTYGNDFNSKGELMYGKVGEWRFDKRMYLTEAPPKNLTLPPPGVPESVVRLVKMVNQASANIPGWESI; encoded by the exons ATGAAGGAAAGGGAAACAATGTTGTTAATGGTTGCACTAACAATTGGGTTTTGTTGTCTTACATACAACATTACTACTATGCTTTTTATAAGAACACAAAATTCTGACACGGGTTACCCGGCTGGGCCGGGTCAAGATGACCCGGTTATAAAGATGCCGGAAACGAAGCGGGTGAGTAAACCGAACCCAAAGTTTCATGTTGTGGTGACTGCCACTAGTACACCTTATAGTAAATGGCAATGCAGGGTCATGTATTACTGGTATAACAAGGTGAAGGATTTGCCCGGGTCCGATATGGGCGGGTTTACACGGGTTTTGCACTCGGGTCGCGCTGATAACTTAATGAAGGAGATTCCTACTGTTGTTGTTAACCCTTTACCAGATGGTGTTGATCAG GGATATGTTGTGTTAAACAGGCCATGGGCTTTTGTGCAATGGTTGTCAAATGCAACAATAGAGGAAGA GTATGTACTGATGGCTGAACCCGACCATATATTCGTTAAACCGCTTCCTAACCTGTCGAAAGGAAAATATCCGGCAGCTTATCCTTTTTTCTACATCAAACCAGCCGAAAATGAGAAGATTATAAGGAAGTTTTACCCTGAAGGCTCCATAGCGAAAGTGGATCCGATAGGAAATTCTCCTGTTATAATAACTAAG ACAATGCTGAAAGAGATCGCGCCCACATGGATGAATATTTCTTTGTACATCAAGTATGATCCAGAGGCAGATAAAAAATTTGGTTGGGTACAAGAAAT GTATGCATATGCCATAGCTTCAGCATTGCATGGAGTTGAGCACATTCTGTACAAAGACTTCATGGTTCAA CCTCCATTTGATCGAGAAGTTGGTACGAGTTacatcatccattacacttacgGAAATGATTTTAACTCGAAG GGAGAACTGATGTATGGCAAAGTTGGTGAATGGCGTTTCGACAAAAGAATGTATCTGACTGAAGCTCCGCCTAAGAATCTTACACTTCCGCCTCCTGGAGTTCCTGAGAGCGTG GTTAGACTAGTGAAAATGGTGAATCAAGCTTCAGCAAACATTCCTGGCTGGGAAAGCATTTGA
- the LOC141619309 gene encoding non-specific phospholipase C2 isoform X1, producing MFSTMKNNKNIFHFSFTIFFIVQILIFLTHAATINSSPIKTIVVLVMENRSFDHMLGWMKKLNPEINGVDGSETNHLSVSDPNSEIINYNDTSHYVVDPDPGHSFQAMREQIFGSNQTRSDEPAPMNGFAQQAYSVNGSIEMARHVMNGFRPDMIPVYQTLVQEFAVFDRWFASVPSSTQPNRLFVHSGTSGGATSNIPALLAKGYPQRTIFENLEDSDIGFRIYYQNIPATLFYRNLRKLKYIPKFLPYGMFFKKHAREGKLPGYAVIEQRYTDTKLDPANDDHPSHDVYQGQLFIKEVYETLRASPQWNETLLLITYDEHGGFYDHVPTPLIGIPSPDGIVGPEPFLFNFDRLGVRVPTIAVSPWIEKGTVVHKPNGPTPTSEYEHSSIPATVKKLYNLSSPFLTKRDAWAGTFEGIVQTRTEPRTDCPMQLPDPVKIRQGEPDENREMSEFQLELMTLAAVLKGDNILTSFPEKIGKGMTVKQGKGYMEEAVKRFFEAGRLAKKMGVDEDQIVKMRPSLTTRASKSTSQQP from the exons ATGTTTTCAACTATGAAGAATAATAAAAATatatttcatttttcatttacAATATTTTTCATCGtacaaatattaatatttttaacgCATGCAGCGACAATTAATAGTAGTCCCATAAAAACAATAGTTGTATTGGTTATGGAGAACCGGTCATTTGATCACATGttgggttggatgaagaaattaAACCCGGAAATAAACGGGGTAGACGGGTCCGAGACAAATCATTTATCCGTATCCGATCCGAATTCagaaattataaattataatgaTACGTCACATTATGTGGTTGACCCAGACCCGGGTCATTCATTTCAAGCAATGAGGGAACAGATATTTGGGTCGAACCAAACCCGGTCTGATGAACCGGCTCCTATGAATGGGTTTGCTCAACAAGCTTATTCTGTAAATGGGAGCATTGAGATGGCACGTCATGTAATGAATGGGTTCAGACCAGATATGATACCAGTTTATCAGACTTTGGTTCAGGAATTTGCTGTGTTTGACAGGTGGTTTGCTTCGGTTCCGTCTTCGACTCAACCGAACCGGTTGTTTGTTCACTCGGGTACTTCGGGTGGTGCTACTAGTAATATTCCTGCATTGCTTGCTAAAG GTTACCCACAAAGAACAATATTCGAGAATCTCGAAGATTCCGACATAGGATTTAGAATATACTACCAAAATATTCCGGCGACATTATTCTACCGGAACCTAAGGAAACTCAAGTACATTCCCAAGTTCTTGCCGTACGGCATGTTCTTCAAGAAGCATGCTAGGGAAGGCAAACTTCCGGGTTACGCTGTTATCGAACAACGTTATACGGATACTAAATTAGACCCGGCTAATGACGACCACCCGTCACACGACGTGTATCAAGGACAATTGTTTATCAAGGAAGTTTATGAGACCTTAAGGGCTAGTCCTCAATGGAATGAGACCCTTTTATTGATTACTTATGACGAACATGGTGGATTTTACGATCATGTCCCTACACCGTTAATTGGGATCCCTAGCCCGGATGGGATAGTCGGACCTGAACCGTTCTTGTTTAATTTCGATAGGTTGGGGGTTCGAGTCCCTACTATTGCTGTCTCGCCTTGGATTGAGAAGGGTACAG TGGTGCATAAACCGAATGGACCCACACCGACATCCGAGTATGAGCACTCATCCATTCCGGCAACGGTGAAGAAACTCTACAACTTAAGCAGCCCATTCCTAACTAAACGAGATGCATGGGCTGGCACTTTTGAAGGCATCGTACAAACCCGAACTGAGCCCAGAACTGATTGTCCAA TGCAACTACCGGACCCAGTGAAGATAAGGCAAGGCGAACCAGACGAGAACAGAGAAATGAGCGAGTTCCAGCTAGAGCTAATGACGCTGGCCGCAGTGTTAAAAGGGGACAACATATTGACAAGTTTCCCAGAGAAGATTGGCAAGGGTATGACAGTTAAACAAGGCAAGGGTTATATGGAAGAAGCTGTCAAGCGGTTTTTCGAGGCAGGTCGACTTGCTAAGAAGATGGGAGTCGACGAAGATCAGATTGTCAAAATGAGACCTTCCCTTACTACCAGAGCTTCTAAATCTACCTCTCAACAACCCTGA
- the LOC141619309 gene encoding non-specific phospholipase C2 isoform X2 has translation MFSTMKNNKNIFHFSFTIFFIVQILIFLTHAATINSSPIKTIVVLVMENRSFDHMLGWMKKLNPEINGVDGSETNHLSVSDPNSEIINYNDTSHYVVDPDPGHSFQAMREQIFGSNQTRSDEPAPMNGFAQQAYSVNGSIEMARHVMNGFRPDMIPVYQTLVQEFAVFDRWFASVPSSTQPNRLFVHSGTSGGATSNIPALLAKGYPQRTIFENLEDSDIGFRIYYQNIPATLFYRNLRKLKYIPKFLPYGMFFKKHAREGKLPGYAVIEQRYTDTKLDPANDDHPSHDVYQGQLFIKEVYETLRASPQWNETLLLITYDEHGGFYDHVPTPLIGIPSPDGIVGPEPFLFNFDRLGVRVPTIAVSPWIEKGTVQLPDPVKIRQGEPDENREMSEFQLELMTLAAVLKGDNILTSFPEKIGKGMTVKQGKGYMEEAVKRFFEAGRLAKKMGVDEDQIVKMRPSLTTRASKSTSQQP, from the exons ATGTTTTCAACTATGAAGAATAATAAAAATatatttcatttttcatttacAATATTTTTCATCGtacaaatattaatatttttaacgCATGCAGCGACAATTAATAGTAGTCCCATAAAAACAATAGTTGTATTGGTTATGGAGAACCGGTCATTTGATCACATGttgggttggatgaagaaattaAACCCGGAAATAAACGGGGTAGACGGGTCCGAGACAAATCATTTATCCGTATCCGATCCGAATTCagaaattataaattataatgaTACGTCACATTATGTGGTTGACCCAGACCCGGGTCATTCATTTCAAGCAATGAGGGAACAGATATTTGGGTCGAACCAAACCCGGTCTGATGAACCGGCTCCTATGAATGGGTTTGCTCAACAAGCTTATTCTGTAAATGGGAGCATTGAGATGGCACGTCATGTAATGAATGGGTTCAGACCAGATATGATACCAGTTTATCAGACTTTGGTTCAGGAATTTGCTGTGTTTGACAGGTGGTTTGCTTCGGTTCCGTCTTCGACTCAACCGAACCGGTTGTTTGTTCACTCGGGTACTTCGGGTGGTGCTACTAGTAATATTCCTGCATTGCTTGCTAAAG GTTACCCACAAAGAACAATATTCGAGAATCTCGAAGATTCCGACATAGGATTTAGAATATACTACCAAAATATTCCGGCGACATTATTCTACCGGAACCTAAGGAAACTCAAGTACATTCCCAAGTTCTTGCCGTACGGCATGTTCTTCAAGAAGCATGCTAGGGAAGGCAAACTTCCGGGTTACGCTGTTATCGAACAACGTTATACGGATACTAAATTAGACCCGGCTAATGACGACCACCCGTCACACGACGTGTATCAAGGACAATTGTTTATCAAGGAAGTTTATGAGACCTTAAGGGCTAGTCCTCAATGGAATGAGACCCTTTTATTGATTACTTATGACGAACATGGTGGATTTTACGATCATGTCCCTACACCGTTAATTGGGATCCCTAGCCCGGATGGGATAGTCGGACCTGAACCGTTCTTGTTTAATTTCGATAGGTTGGGGGTTCGAGTCCCTACTATTGCTGTCTCGCCTTGGATTGAGAAGGGTACAG TGCAACTACCGGACCCAGTGAAGATAAGGCAAGGCGAACCAGACGAGAACAGAGAAATGAGCGAGTTCCAGCTAGAGCTAATGACGCTGGCCGCAGTGTTAAAAGGGGACAACATATTGACAAGTTTCCCAGAGAAGATTGGCAAGGGTATGACAGTTAAACAAGGCAAGGGTTATATGGAAGAAGCTGTCAAGCGGTTTTTCGAGGCAGGTCGACTTGCTAAGAAGATGGGAGTCGACGAAGATCAGATTGTCAAAATGAGACCTTCCCTTACTACCAGAGCTTCTAAATCTACCTCTCAACAACCCTGA